A single window of Anser cygnoides isolate HZ-2024a breed goose chromosome 12, Taihu_goose_T2T_genome, whole genome shotgun sequence DNA harbors:
- the LOC106033238 gene encoding fatty acyl-CoA hydrolase precursor, medium chain isoform X2, giving the protein MATEKNMLLSLILTAGITALVATGRKAEQPEVVTNYGSVRGYQVKVNAAERSVNVFLGLPFAKPPVGPLRFSEPQPPEPWKGVRDAASYPPMCLQDKVRGQYFSDAITNRKEKVRLQMSEDCLYLNVYTPVSTEEHEKLPVFVWIHGGGLVFGAASSYDGSALAAFDNVVVVTIQYRLGIAGYFSTGDKHARGNWGYLDQVAALQWIQENIIHFRGDPGSVTIVGESAGGVSVSALVLSPLAKGLFHKAISESGTAVRILFTDQPEEQAQGIAAAAGCEKSSSAALVECLREKTEAELEQITLKMPPVFISASLDGVFFPKNPRQLLSEKVISAVPYIIGVNNCEFGWVLPTMMKFPEFTEGLEKDVARQVLQSTLALSFKDATSDVVDLVYNEYIEAAENRAQVRDGLLDSIADPLFVFSAIEVARHHRDAGNPVYFYEFQHRPSSAAGVVPEFVKADHAAEIAFVFGKPFLAGNATEEEEKLSRTVMKYWTNFARNGNPNGEGLVHWPQYDLDERYLEIDLTQKAAKKLKESKIKFWMQLTEQIMSDRRRKHTDL; this is encoded by the exons ATGGCAACTGAAAAGAACATGCTGCTGTCCTTAATTCTCACTGCTGGGATTACAGCACTTGTAGCTACTG GACGAAAAGCAGAACAACCAGAAGTGGTGACCAACTATGGGAGTGTCCGAGGGTACCAAGTCAAAGTAAATGCAGCTGAGAGGAGTGTAAATGTCTTTCTGGGACTTCCTTTTGCTAAGCCTCCTGTTGGACCATTAAGGTTTTCTGAACCCCAGCCACCTGAGCCATGGAAGGGTGTCAGAGATGCTGCTTCCTACCCACCGAT gtGTCTACAGGACAAAGTAAGAGGACAGTATTTTTCAGATGCTATTactaatagaaaagaaaaagttcgTCTCCAAATGTCTGAAGATTGCTTATATCTGAATGTATACACACCTGTTTCTACAGAAGAACATGAGAAGTTGCCT gtcTTTGTATGGATCCATGGAGGTGGATTAGTTTTTGGAGCAGCTTCATCATACGATGGTTCAGCATTAGCAGCCTTTGACAATGTGGTAGTTGTAACAATTCAGTACAGATTAGGTATTGCTGGATATTTTAG cACTGGTGATAAGCATGCTCGTGGTAACTGGGGGTATTTGGATCAAGTAGCAGCTCTCCAGTGGATTCAGGAAAATATCATACATTTTAGAGGAGATCCAGGATCTGTCACCATTGTTGGAGAATCTGCAGGAGGAGTCAGTGTTTCTGCTCTT gTCTTATCTCCTCTGGCAAAGGGCTTGTTCCATAAGGCCATTTCAGAGAGTGGTACTGCAGTCAGGATTTTGTTCACTGACCAGCCTGAGGAGCAAGCACAG GGaattgctgctgcagctggctgtgAAAAATCCAGTTCAGCTGCATTGGTTGAGTGCTTAAGAGAAAAAACTGAGGCAGAGTTAGAACAGATAACTCTAAAAATG ccTCCCGTGTTCATCAGTGCATCTCTGGACGGCgtattttttcctaagaatCCCAGGCAATTACTATCTGAAAAAGTGATCAGTGCAGTCCCATATATAATAGGAGTAAATAACTGTGAATTTGGATGGGTACTTCCTACA ATGATGAAATTTCCTGAATTTACAGAAGGTCTGGAGAAAGATGTTGCACGTCAAGTGTTACAGAGCACATTAGCATTATCATTTAAG gatGCTACTTCTGACGTTGTTGATCTAGTATACAATGAATACATAGAGGCTGCAGAGAACCGTGCTCAGGTGCGAGATGGCCTTCTTGATTCAATAGCAGATCCTTTGTTCGTTTTTTCAGCCATTGAAGTGGCTAGACACCACAGAG ATGCTGGCAACCCAGTCTACTTTTATGAATTCCAGCATCGACCAAGCTCAGCTGCAGGTGTTGTACCGGAGTTTGTAAAAGCAGATCATGCAGCTGAGATTGCCTTTGTCTTTGGAAAGCCATTCTTAGCTG GGAATGctacagaagaagaagaaaaacttagCAGAACTGTTATGAAATATTGGACTAACTTTGCTAGAAATGG AAATCCCAATGGAGAAGGCTTGGTACATTGGCCTCAATATGATCTGGATGAAAGATACCTGGAAATAGACCTAACACAAAAGGCAGCgaagaaattgaaagaaagtaaaatcaaGTTTTGGATGCAGCTTACAGAACAAATAATGAgtgacagaagaagaaaacacacagatttATAA
- the LOC106033238 gene encoding fatty acyl-CoA hydrolase precursor, medium chain isoform X1 → MATEKNMLLSLILTAGITALVATGRKAEQPEVVTNYGSVRGYQVKVNAAERSVNVFLGLPFAKPPVGPLRFSEPQPPEPWKGVRDAASYPPMCLQDKVRGQYFSDAITNRKEKVRLQMSEDCLYLNVYTPVSTEEHEKLPVFVWIHGGGLVFGAASSYDGSALAAFDNVVVVTIQYRLGIAGYFSTGDKHARGNWGYLDQVAALQWIQENIIHFRGDPGSVTIVGESAGGVSVSALVLSPLAKGLFHKAISESGTAVRILFTDQPEEQAQGIAAAAGCEKSSSAALVECLREKTEAELEQITLKMDMTTLQLCYTSSEKCEQPPVFISASLDGVFFPKNPRQLLSEKVISAVPYIIGVNNCEFGWVLPTMMKFPEFTEGLEKDVARQVLQSTLALSFKDATSDVVDLVYNEYIEAAENRAQVRDGLLDSIADPLFVFSAIEVARHHRDAGNPVYFYEFQHRPSSAAGVVPEFVKADHAAEIAFVFGKPFLAGNATEEEEKLSRTVMKYWTNFARNGNPNGEGLVHWPQYDLDERYLEIDLTQKAAKKLKESKIKFWMQLTEQIMSDRRRKHTDL, encoded by the exons ATGGCAACTGAAAAGAACATGCTGCTGTCCTTAATTCTCACTGCTGGGATTACAGCACTTGTAGCTACTG GACGAAAAGCAGAACAACCAGAAGTGGTGACCAACTATGGGAGTGTCCGAGGGTACCAAGTCAAAGTAAATGCAGCTGAGAGGAGTGTAAATGTCTTTCTGGGACTTCCTTTTGCTAAGCCTCCTGTTGGACCATTAAGGTTTTCTGAACCCCAGCCACCTGAGCCATGGAAGGGTGTCAGAGATGCTGCTTCCTACCCACCGAT gtGTCTACAGGACAAAGTAAGAGGACAGTATTTTTCAGATGCTATTactaatagaaaagaaaaagttcgTCTCCAAATGTCTGAAGATTGCTTATATCTGAATGTATACACACCTGTTTCTACAGAAGAACATGAGAAGTTGCCT gtcTTTGTATGGATCCATGGAGGTGGATTAGTTTTTGGAGCAGCTTCATCATACGATGGTTCAGCATTAGCAGCCTTTGACAATGTGGTAGTTGTAACAATTCAGTACAGATTAGGTATTGCTGGATATTTTAG cACTGGTGATAAGCATGCTCGTGGTAACTGGGGGTATTTGGATCAAGTAGCAGCTCTCCAGTGGATTCAGGAAAATATCATACATTTTAGAGGAGATCCAGGATCTGTCACCATTGTTGGAGAATCTGCAGGAGGAGTCAGTGTTTCTGCTCTT gTCTTATCTCCTCTGGCAAAGGGCTTGTTCCATAAGGCCATTTCAGAGAGTGGTACTGCAGTCAGGATTTTGTTCACTGACCAGCCTGAGGAGCAAGCACAG GGaattgctgctgcagctggctgtgAAAAATCCAGTTCAGCTGCATTGGTTGAGTGCTTAAGAGAAAAAACTGAGGCAGAGTTAGAACAGATAACTCTAAAAATG GATATGACAACATTGCAGCTATGCTATACCTCATCAGAAAAATGTGAACAG ccTCCCGTGTTCATCAGTGCATCTCTGGACGGCgtattttttcctaagaatCCCAGGCAATTACTATCTGAAAAAGTGATCAGTGCAGTCCCATATATAATAGGAGTAAATAACTGTGAATTTGGATGGGTACTTCCTACA ATGATGAAATTTCCTGAATTTACAGAAGGTCTGGAGAAAGATGTTGCACGTCAAGTGTTACAGAGCACATTAGCATTATCATTTAAG gatGCTACTTCTGACGTTGTTGATCTAGTATACAATGAATACATAGAGGCTGCAGAGAACCGTGCTCAGGTGCGAGATGGCCTTCTTGATTCAATAGCAGATCCTTTGTTCGTTTTTTCAGCCATTGAAGTGGCTAGACACCACAGAG ATGCTGGCAACCCAGTCTACTTTTATGAATTCCAGCATCGACCAAGCTCAGCTGCAGGTGTTGTACCGGAGTTTGTAAAAGCAGATCATGCAGCTGAGATTGCCTTTGTCTTTGGAAAGCCATTCTTAGCTG GGAATGctacagaagaagaagaaaaacttagCAGAACTGTTATGAAATATTGGACTAACTTTGCTAGAAATGG AAATCCCAATGGAGAAGGCTTGGTACATTGGCCTCAATATGATCTGGATGAAAGATACCTGGAAATAGACCTAACACAAAAGGCAGCgaagaaattgaaagaaagtaaaatcaaGTTTTGGATGCAGCTTACAGAACAAATAATGAgtgacagaagaagaaaacacacagatttATAA
- the PDCD2L gene encoding programmed cell death protein 2-like encodes MRVGAPLGAGLRCGAMAEGRRPVLLGLRDAPMAGPCREAPAWATNKLGGSADALPALRPAEPRCGACGAALAHLVQVYCPLRGLPCHRLANVFACPGTGCWGQPRSWKVLRSQCLQTREKEARGCSLKQKQEPNFSAKDWCDEADDWGVCDGAESPVCALQLLGLNEVASSSLSREAECASQFQQLCLSEATDVSGSLDTDLPVREDMVTATSAPVFRPYYISVVDEEDYAGFLDTDHADELWKEYQQREGVDLEHLMSESFAAEGDKEKYEKSEVKSGDHTFHKFMKKIAVCHEQILRYSWGGQPLFITCPPANFNEDIPACSNCGSKRIFEFQLMPALVSMLQSDSDLSVEFGTVIVYTCEESCWPANHQTPLEEFLFVQEDPDQKLFK; translated from the exons ATGCGTGTGGGAGCTCCCCTCGGCGCGGGGCTGCGTTGCGGTGCCATGGCGGAGGGGAGGCGTccggtgctgctggggctccgCGACGCCCCCATGGCCGGGCCGTGTCGGGAGGCCCCGGCCTGGGCCACCAACAAGCTGGGCGGCTCCGCG GACGCGCTGCCCGCCCTGCGCCCGGCCGAGCCCCGCTGCGGGGCGTGCGGCGCGGCCCTGGCGCACCTGGTGCAGGTGTACTGCCCGCTGCGGGGCCTGCCCTGCCACCGCCTCGCCAACGTCTTCGCCTGCCCCGGCacgggctgctgggggcagccccgcag CTGGAAGGTGCTGCGCTCCCAGTGCTTGCAGACTCGGGAAAAGGAGGCACGAGGTTGCAGTCTAAAGCAG AAACAAGAACCTAACTTTTCTGCGAAGGACTGGTGTGACGAGGCAGATGACTGGGGAGTCTGTGATGGAGCAGAATCTCCTGTGTGTGCCCTTCAGCTGCTTGGCTTAAATGAAGTGGCAAGCAGCTCCTTGTCCAGAGAAGCAGAGTGTGCATCCCAGTTCCAACAGCTTTGCCTGTCTGAAGCTACAGATGTGTCAGGTTCCCTGGATACGGATCTTCCGGTCAGGGAGGATATGGTAACAGCCACTTCAGCTCCTGTGTTCCGTCCCTATTACATTAGTGTTGTGGATGAGGAAGACTATGCTGGTTTCCTTGATACAGATCATGCAGATGAGCTATGGAAGGAGTATCAGCAGAGAGAGGGTGTTGATTTGGAACATTTGATGTCAGAAAG TTTTGCAGCTGAAGgtgataaagaaaaatatgagaagAGTGAAGTCAAAAGTGGGGACCACACATTCCataaatttatgaaaaaaatagctgtCTGTCATGAACAGATTTTAAG ATACTCCTGGGGTGGTCAGCCTTTATTCATAACTTGTCCTCCAGCCAACTTTAATGAAGATATTCCAGCCTGCAGTAATTGCGGAAGCAAAAGAATATTTGAATTTCAACTTATGCCAGCACTGGTCAGCATGCTGCAGAGCGATTCAG atctGTCAGTGGAATTTGGGACTGTTATAGTTTATACATGTGAGGAAAGCTGTTGGCCAGCCAATCATCAAACCCCTcttgaagaatttctttttgtaCAAGAAGACCCTGATCAGaaactatttaaataa
- the UBA2 gene encoding SUMO-activating enzyme subunit 2 isoform X1: MSAPVSGPLGRELAEAVAQARLLVVGAGGIGCELLKDLVLTGFGNIDVIDLDTIDVSNLNRQFLFQKKHVGRSKSQVAKESVLQFSPEANIIAYHDSIMNPDYNVEFFRQFTLVMNALDNRAARNHVNRMCLAADVPLIESGTAGYLGQVTVIKKGVTECYECHPKPTQKTFPGCTIRNTPSEPIHCIVWAKYLFNQLFGEEDADQEVSPDRADPEAAWEPAEAEARARASNEDGEIKRVSTKEWAKSTGYDPVKLFTKLFKDDIRYLLTMDKLWRKRKPPVPLDWAEVQNQEKNISDQQNESSSVLKDQQVLDVKSYAHLFSKSVETLRLHLAEKGDGAELIWDKDDPSAMDFVTSAANLRMHVFSMNMKSRFDIKSMAGNIIPAIATTNAVIAGLIVLEGLKILSGKIDQCRTIFLNKQPNPKKKLLVPCALDPPNPNCYVCASKPEVTVKLNVHKVTVLTLQDKIVKEKFAMVAPDVQIDDGKGTILISSEEGETEANNHRKLSDFGIRNGTRLQADDFLQDYTLLINVLHSEDLEKDVEFEVVGDTPENVGPKPSEPTSKNITNGSDDGAQPSTSTAPDQDDLLIIDSEDEGHSSNVDDMEDKSRKRKLEDKECISTKRVRMEQTEEQDEIIALD; encoded by the exons ATGTCCGCGCCGGTGTCCGGCCCGCTGGGCCGCGAGCTGGCCGAGGCCGTGGCCCAGGCGCGGCTCTTGGTGGTGGGAGCCGGGGGCATCGGCTGCGAGCTGCTCAAGGACCTGGTGCTCACCGGCTTCGGCAACATCGACGTG ATTGATTTGGATACTATTGATGTCAGCAATCTCAACAGgcagtttttgtttcaaaagaaacatgTTGGAAGATCGAAATCACAG gtTGCCAAGGAAAGCGTGTTACAGTTTTCTCCAGAAGCTAATATTATAGCTTACCATGATAGCATCATgaa ccCTGACTATAACGTAGAGTTCTTCCGCCAGTTTACGTTGGTTATGAATGCTCTGGATAACAGAG CTGCCCGCAACCATGTGAACAGGATGTGTCTGGCTGCTGATGTTCCTCTGATAGAGAGTGGCACTGCAGGCTACCTTGGACAAGTAACAGTTATTAAGAAG GGAGTGACAGAATGTTATGAATGTCATCCTAAACCAACTCAGAAGACTTTTCCAGGCTGCACAATCCGAAATACGCCATCGGAACCTATCCATTGCATTGTGTGGGCCAAGTATTTGTTTAA CCAGTtgtttggagaagaggatgctgaTCAAGAAGTCTCTCCTGACAGAGCTGATCCTGAAGCTGCCT GGGagccagcagaagcagaagccagAGCACGAGCATCCAATGAAGATGGTGAGATTAAACGTGTTTCAACTAAGGAGTGGGCTAAATCAACTGGATACGATCCAGTTAAGCTTTTTACTaag CTTTTCAAAGATGACATTAGATATTTGCTGACCATGGATAAGctgtggaggaaaagaaagcctCCAGTGCCTCTGGACTGGGCTGAAGTACAAAATCAAG agaaaaacatatcTGACCAACAAAATGAGTCCTCCTCGGTTTTGAAAGATCAGCAGGTTCTCGATGTCAAGAGTTATGCACACTTATTTTCAAAGAGTGTTGAAACCCTGAGACTTCACCTGGCTGAGAAAGGCGATGGAGCAGAGCTTATATGGGATAAG GATGACCCTTCTGCAATGGATTTTGTCACTTCTGCTGCCAACCTCAGGATGCATGTTTTCAGTATGAATATGAAGAGCAGATTTGATATTAAGt CAATGGCAGGAAATATTATCCCAGCTATAGCTACTACTAATGCAGTAATAGCTGGTCTGATAGTGCTGGAGGGTTTGAAGATTTTATCAGGAAAAATAGATCAGTGTAGAACG ATTTTCCTGAACAAGCAGCCAAATCCCAAAAAGAAGCTATTGGTTCCTTGTGCTTTGGATCCACCAAATCCTAACTGTTATGTATGTGCAAGTAAGCCAGAAGTGACTGTGAAACTTAATGTACACAAAGTTACTGTGTTAACACTCCAGGACAAG atagtgaaagaaaaatttgcTATGGTAGCACCAGATGTACAAATAGATGATGGAAAAGGAACTATCCTTATCTCTTCGGaagaaggagaaacagaag CAAATAACCACAGAAAATTATCAGACTTTGGAATTCGAAATGGCACTCGACTACAAGCAGACGATTTCCTCCAGGATTATACACTGTTAATCAACGTGCTTCACAG CGAAGACCTAGAAAAAGACGTAGAATTTGAAGTTGTTGGTGACACCCCTGAAAATGTTGGCCCTAAACCATCAGAACCAACATCTAAGAACATTACCAATGGTAGTGATGATGGAGCGCAACCCTCAACATCAACAG CTCCAGATCAAGATGATTTGTTGATTATCGATTCTGAAGATGAAGGCCATTCAAGCAATGTTGATGATATGGAAGATAAAAGC
- the UBA2 gene encoding SUMO-activating enzyme subunit 2 isoform X3, whose translation MTCFPAPYCVLTIDLDTIDVSNLNRQFLFQKKHVGRSKSQVAKESVLQFSPEANIIAYHDSIMNPDYNVEFFRQFTLVMNALDNRAARNHVNRMCLAADVPLIESGTAGYLGQVTVIKKGVTECYECHPKPTQKTFPGCTIRNTPSEPIHCIVWAKYLFNQLFGEEDADQEVSPDRADPEAAWEPAEAEARARASNEDGEIKRVSTKEWAKSTGYDPVKLFTKLFKDDIRYLLTMDKLWRKRKPPVPLDWAEVQNQEKNISDQQNESSSVLKDQQVLDVKSYAHLFSKSVETLRLHLAEKGDGAELIWDKDDPSAMDFVTSAANLRMHVFSMNMKSRFDIKSMAGNIIPAIATTNAVIAGLIVLEGLKILSGKIDQCRTIFLNKQPNPKKKLLVPCALDPPNPNCYVCASKPEVTVKLNVHKVTVLTLQDKIVKEKFAMVAPDVQIDDGKGTILISSEEGETEANNHRKLSDFGIRNGTRLQADDFLQDYTLLINVLHSEDLEKDVEFEVVGDTPENVGPKPSEPTSKNITNGSDDGAQPSTSTAPDQDDLLIIDSEDEGHSSNVDDMEDKSRKRKLEDKECISTKRVRMEQTEEQDEIIALD comes from the exons ATGACCTGCTTTCCAGCCCCTTACTGCGTTCTTACG ATTGATTTGGATACTATTGATGTCAGCAATCTCAACAGgcagtttttgtttcaaaagaaacatgTTGGAAGATCGAAATCACAG gtTGCCAAGGAAAGCGTGTTACAGTTTTCTCCAGAAGCTAATATTATAGCTTACCATGATAGCATCATgaa ccCTGACTATAACGTAGAGTTCTTCCGCCAGTTTACGTTGGTTATGAATGCTCTGGATAACAGAG CTGCCCGCAACCATGTGAACAGGATGTGTCTGGCTGCTGATGTTCCTCTGATAGAGAGTGGCACTGCAGGCTACCTTGGACAAGTAACAGTTATTAAGAAG GGAGTGACAGAATGTTATGAATGTCATCCTAAACCAACTCAGAAGACTTTTCCAGGCTGCACAATCCGAAATACGCCATCGGAACCTATCCATTGCATTGTGTGGGCCAAGTATTTGTTTAA CCAGTtgtttggagaagaggatgctgaTCAAGAAGTCTCTCCTGACAGAGCTGATCCTGAAGCTGCCT GGGagccagcagaagcagaagccagAGCACGAGCATCCAATGAAGATGGTGAGATTAAACGTGTTTCAACTAAGGAGTGGGCTAAATCAACTGGATACGATCCAGTTAAGCTTTTTACTaag CTTTTCAAAGATGACATTAGATATTTGCTGACCATGGATAAGctgtggaggaaaagaaagcctCCAGTGCCTCTGGACTGGGCTGAAGTACAAAATCAAG agaaaaacatatcTGACCAACAAAATGAGTCCTCCTCGGTTTTGAAAGATCAGCAGGTTCTCGATGTCAAGAGTTATGCACACTTATTTTCAAAGAGTGTTGAAACCCTGAGACTTCACCTGGCTGAGAAAGGCGATGGAGCAGAGCTTATATGGGATAAG GATGACCCTTCTGCAATGGATTTTGTCACTTCTGCTGCCAACCTCAGGATGCATGTTTTCAGTATGAATATGAAGAGCAGATTTGATATTAAGt CAATGGCAGGAAATATTATCCCAGCTATAGCTACTACTAATGCAGTAATAGCTGGTCTGATAGTGCTGGAGGGTTTGAAGATTTTATCAGGAAAAATAGATCAGTGTAGAACG ATTTTCCTGAACAAGCAGCCAAATCCCAAAAAGAAGCTATTGGTTCCTTGTGCTTTGGATCCACCAAATCCTAACTGTTATGTATGTGCAAGTAAGCCAGAAGTGACTGTGAAACTTAATGTACACAAAGTTACTGTGTTAACACTCCAGGACAAG atagtgaaagaaaaatttgcTATGGTAGCACCAGATGTACAAATAGATGATGGAAAAGGAACTATCCTTATCTCTTCGGaagaaggagaaacagaag CAAATAACCACAGAAAATTATCAGACTTTGGAATTCGAAATGGCACTCGACTACAAGCAGACGATTTCCTCCAGGATTATACACTGTTAATCAACGTGCTTCACAG CGAAGACCTAGAAAAAGACGTAGAATTTGAAGTTGTTGGTGACACCCCTGAAAATGTTGGCCCTAAACCATCAGAACCAACATCTAAGAACATTACCAATGGTAGTGATGATGGAGCGCAACCCTCAACATCAACAG CTCCAGATCAAGATGATTTGTTGATTATCGATTCTGAAGATGAAGGCCATTCAAGCAATGTTGATGATATGGAAGATAAAAGC
- the UBA2 gene encoding SUMO-activating enzyme subunit 2 isoform X2 has translation MQESNVLITWSGWAKDKIDLDTIDVSNLNRQFLFQKKHVGRSKSQVAKESVLQFSPEANIIAYHDSIMNPDYNVEFFRQFTLVMNALDNRAARNHVNRMCLAADVPLIESGTAGYLGQVTVIKKGVTECYECHPKPTQKTFPGCTIRNTPSEPIHCIVWAKYLFNQLFGEEDADQEVSPDRADPEAAWEPAEAEARARASNEDGEIKRVSTKEWAKSTGYDPVKLFTKLFKDDIRYLLTMDKLWRKRKPPVPLDWAEVQNQEKNISDQQNESSSVLKDQQVLDVKSYAHLFSKSVETLRLHLAEKGDGAELIWDKDDPSAMDFVTSAANLRMHVFSMNMKSRFDIKSMAGNIIPAIATTNAVIAGLIVLEGLKILSGKIDQCRTIFLNKQPNPKKKLLVPCALDPPNPNCYVCASKPEVTVKLNVHKVTVLTLQDKIVKEKFAMVAPDVQIDDGKGTILISSEEGETEANNHRKLSDFGIRNGTRLQADDFLQDYTLLINVLHSEDLEKDVEFEVVGDTPENVGPKPSEPTSKNITNGSDDGAQPSTSTAPDQDDLLIIDSEDEGHSSNVDDMEDKSRKRKLEDKECISTKRVRMEQTEEQDEIIALD, from the exons ATGCAAGAGAGTAACGTTTTGATAACATGGAGTGGATGGGCAAAAGACAAG ATTGATTTGGATACTATTGATGTCAGCAATCTCAACAGgcagtttttgtttcaaaagaaacatgTTGGAAGATCGAAATCACAG gtTGCCAAGGAAAGCGTGTTACAGTTTTCTCCAGAAGCTAATATTATAGCTTACCATGATAGCATCATgaa ccCTGACTATAACGTAGAGTTCTTCCGCCAGTTTACGTTGGTTATGAATGCTCTGGATAACAGAG CTGCCCGCAACCATGTGAACAGGATGTGTCTGGCTGCTGATGTTCCTCTGATAGAGAGTGGCACTGCAGGCTACCTTGGACAAGTAACAGTTATTAAGAAG GGAGTGACAGAATGTTATGAATGTCATCCTAAACCAACTCAGAAGACTTTTCCAGGCTGCACAATCCGAAATACGCCATCGGAACCTATCCATTGCATTGTGTGGGCCAAGTATTTGTTTAA CCAGTtgtttggagaagaggatgctgaTCAAGAAGTCTCTCCTGACAGAGCTGATCCTGAAGCTGCCT GGGagccagcagaagcagaagccagAGCACGAGCATCCAATGAAGATGGTGAGATTAAACGTGTTTCAACTAAGGAGTGGGCTAAATCAACTGGATACGATCCAGTTAAGCTTTTTACTaag CTTTTCAAAGATGACATTAGATATTTGCTGACCATGGATAAGctgtggaggaaaagaaagcctCCAGTGCCTCTGGACTGGGCTGAAGTACAAAATCAAG agaaaaacatatcTGACCAACAAAATGAGTCCTCCTCGGTTTTGAAAGATCAGCAGGTTCTCGATGTCAAGAGTTATGCACACTTATTTTCAAAGAGTGTTGAAACCCTGAGACTTCACCTGGCTGAGAAAGGCGATGGAGCAGAGCTTATATGGGATAAG GATGACCCTTCTGCAATGGATTTTGTCACTTCTGCTGCCAACCTCAGGATGCATGTTTTCAGTATGAATATGAAGAGCAGATTTGATATTAAGt CAATGGCAGGAAATATTATCCCAGCTATAGCTACTACTAATGCAGTAATAGCTGGTCTGATAGTGCTGGAGGGTTTGAAGATTTTATCAGGAAAAATAGATCAGTGTAGAACG ATTTTCCTGAACAAGCAGCCAAATCCCAAAAAGAAGCTATTGGTTCCTTGTGCTTTGGATCCACCAAATCCTAACTGTTATGTATGTGCAAGTAAGCCAGAAGTGACTGTGAAACTTAATGTACACAAAGTTACTGTGTTAACACTCCAGGACAAG atagtgaaagaaaaatttgcTATGGTAGCACCAGATGTACAAATAGATGATGGAAAAGGAACTATCCTTATCTCTTCGGaagaaggagaaacagaag CAAATAACCACAGAAAATTATCAGACTTTGGAATTCGAAATGGCACTCGACTACAAGCAGACGATTTCCTCCAGGATTATACACTGTTAATCAACGTGCTTCACAG CGAAGACCTAGAAAAAGACGTAGAATTTGAAGTTGTTGGTGACACCCCTGAAAATGTTGGCCCTAAACCATCAGAACCAACATCTAAGAACATTACCAATGGTAGTGATGATGGAGCGCAACCCTCAACATCAACAG CTCCAGATCAAGATGATTTGTTGATTATCGATTCTGAAGATGAAGGCCATTCAAGCAATGTTGATGATATGGAAGATAAAAGC